From a region of the Desulfuromonas sp. KJ2020 genome:
- the groL gene encoding chaperonin GroEL (60 kDa chaperone family; promotes refolding of misfolded polypeptides especially under stressful conditions; forms two stacked rings of heptamers to form a barrel-shaped 14mer; ends can be capped by GroES; misfolded proteins enter the barrel where they are refolded when GroES binds) encodes MAAKEIKFGQDARAKILKGVNALADAVKVTLGPKGRNVVIEKSFGAPLITKDGVTVAKEIELDDKFENMGAQLVKEVASKTSDVAGDGTTTATVLAQAIYREGVKLVTAGHNPMEIKRGIDKAVEVCVASLKELSKPIKDHKEIAQVGTISANSDKTIGDILAEAMEKVGKEGVITVEEAKSMETTLETVEGMQFDRGYLSPYFVSDAERMEAVLEDALILIHDKKISNMRDLLPILEPVAKQGRPLMIIAEDVEGEALATLVVNKLRGTLNVAAVKAPGFGDRRKAMLEDIAVLTGGKVISEDIGFKLETATLDMLGRAKRIVIDKDNTTIIDGAGAEADIQARVKTIRAQMEETSSDYDREKLQERLAKLVGGVAVVKVGAATETEMKEKKARVEDALHATRAAVEEGIVPGGGVALLRCIAGLNSLKLAGEEQFGVNIVKRALEEPLRQIAANAGMEGSIVIDKVLSKKGSFGFDASADVYGDMIEKGIIDPTKVSRSALQNAASVAGLMLTTEAVIAELPKDEAMPAMPGGMGGMGGMGGMM; translated from the coding sequence ATGGCAGCTAAGGAAATCAAATTCGGGCAGGACGCCCGTGCAAAAATTCTCAAGGGCGTTAACGCCCTGGCCGATGCCGTCAAGGTAACCCTGGGCCCCAAGGGTCGCAACGTGGTCATCGAGAAGTCTTTCGGCGCGCCTTTGATCACCAAGGACGGCGTCACCGTCGCCAAGGAGATTGAACTCGACGATAAGTTTGAAAACATGGGCGCCCAGCTCGTCAAGGAAGTCGCTTCCAAGACTTCCGATGTTGCTGGTGACGGCACCACTACCGCGACCGTACTGGCCCAGGCCATTTACCGCGAAGGTGTCAAGCTGGTGACCGCCGGTCACAATCCCATGGAAATCAAGCGCGGCATCGACAAGGCGGTTGAAGTCTGCGTTGCTTCGCTGAAAGAGCTCTCCAAGCCCATCAAGGATCACAAGGAAATCGCCCAGGTTGGCACCATCTCCGCCAACAGCGACAAGACCATCGGCGACATCCTGGCCGAGGCCATGGAGAAAGTCGGCAAGGAAGGGGTTATCACCGTCGAGGAAGCCAAGTCGATGGAGACCACTCTGGAGACCGTCGAGGGCATGCAGTTCGACCGCGGCTATCTCTCCCCCTATTTCGTGTCCGATGCCGAGCGTATGGAAGCCGTCCTCGAAGACGCGCTGATCCTCATTCACGACAAGAAGATCAGCAATATGCGCGATCTGCTGCCCATTCTTGAGCCGGTGGCCAAGCAGGGCCGTCCCCTCATGATCATCGCCGAGGACGTGGAAGGTGAAGCGCTGGCCACTCTGGTGGTCAACAAGCTGCGCGGCACCCTGAACGTCGCTGCCGTCAAGGCTCCCGGCTTCGGTGACCGCCGCAAGGCCATGCTTGAAGATATCGCTGTCCTCACCGGCGGCAAGGTGATCTCCGAAGACATCGGCTTCAAGCTGGAGACCGCTACTCTCGATATGCTCGGCCGCGCCAAGCGCATTGTCATCGACAAGGACAACACCACCATCATCGACGGCGCCGGTGCCGAAGCCGACATCCAGGCTCGCGTCAAGACCATTCGCGCCCAGATGGAAGAGACCAGCAGCGACTACGATCGCGAGAAGCTGCAGGAGCGGCTGGCCAAGCTCGTCGGCGGCGTCGCCGTAGTCAAGGTCGGTGCGGCTACCGAGACCGAGATGAAAGAGAAGAAGGCTCGCGTTGAGGACGCTCTGCACGCCACTCGCGCCGCTGTTGAGGAAGGGATCGTCCCCGGAGGCGGTGTCGCTCTGCTGCGCTGCATCGCCGGTCTGAACTCCCTCAAGCTGGCCGGCGAAGAACAGTTTGGTGTCAATATCGTCAAGCGCGCTCTCGAAGAGCCTCTGCGTCAGATCGCTGCCAACGCCGGCATGGAAGGCTCCATCGTCATTGACAAGGTACTCAGCAAGAAGGGGTCCTTCGGTTTCGATGCTTCCGCCGACGTCTATGGCGACATGATCGAAAAAGGCATCATCGATCCGACCAAAGTGTCCCGCAGCGCCCTGCAGAACGCCGCTTCCGTGGCCGGTCTGATGCTGACCACCGAGGCCGTTATCGCCGAACTGCCCAAGGACGAAGCGATGCCCGCCATGCCCGGCGGCATGGGCGGCATGGGCGGCATGGGCGGCATGATGTGA
- the groES gene encoding co-chaperone GroES: MNIRPLHDRIIVERVEEETMTAGGLIIPDSAKEKPQQGVVVAAGKGKVTEDGKVLGMDVKVGDKVLFGKYAGTEIKIEGKEFLMMREDDILGVVEK, translated from the coding sequence ATGAACATCAGACCGCTGCACGACCGTATCATTGTGGAAAGAGTGGAAGAAGAGACCATGACCGCCGGGGGGCTCATCATCCCCGACTCCGCTAAAGAAAAGCCCCAGCAGGGTGTTGTTGTTGCCGCCGGCAAAGGCAAGGTGACCGAGGACGGCAAGGTGCTTGGCATGGACGTCAAGGTGGGCGACAAGGTGCTGTTCGGCAAGTACGCCGGTACCGAAATCAAGATTGAAGGCAAAGAATTTTTGATGATGCGCGAGGATGACATTCTCGGCGTCGTTGAAAAGTAA
- a CDS encoding alanine--glyoxylate aminotransferase family protein, translated as MGKKLYIPGPVEVSRDVMEAMCAPMIGHRMKEYAVLHQRVTRALKTLLNTSDPVFLSTSSAFGVMEGAVRNLVQKRCANFANGAFSAKWHDVTRRCGLEADLFSAEWGQPITPEMVDSALASGKYDAMTVVHNETSTGVMSPLAEIAEVMKKYPEVSFIVDTVSSMSAVPLDLAALQTDVCLAGVQKAFGLPPGLAVFAVSRRALDKAKTTPDRGYYFDFEEFEQNDLKDNTPSTPCISLIYALDHQLAKMMAEGLDNRYARHRQMAEMTRQWIQAQGFGLFAAEGYRSMTLTAGQNDQRTDLEKLKKLASERGYAIDNGYGKIKNKTFRIPHMADFTPADLEELFTLLEELLPEARG; from the coding sequence ATGGGCAAGAAACTTTACATCCCCGGACCGGTAGAAGTCAGTCGCGACGTCATGGAGGCCATGTGCGCCCCCATGATCGGGCACCGTATGAAAGAATACGCTGTCCTGCATCAGCGGGTGACCCGGGCCCTCAAGACGCTTCTCAATACCAGCGATCCCGTCTTTCTCAGCACCTCCAGCGCCTTCGGGGTCATGGAAGGGGCTGTACGCAATCTGGTGCAGAAGCGCTGCGCGAACTTCGCCAATGGCGCCTTCAGCGCCAAATGGCACGACGTCACCCGCCGCTGCGGGCTCGAAGCCGATCTGTTCAGCGCCGAATGGGGGCAGCCCATCACGCCGGAAATGGTCGACAGCGCCCTGGCCAGCGGCAAGTACGACGCCATGACCGTCGTTCACAACGAGACCTCCACCGGCGTCATGTCTCCTCTGGCCGAGATCGCCGAAGTCATGAAGAAATATCCCGAGGTCTCCTTTATTGTCGACACCGTCTCCTCCATGAGCGCCGTCCCGCTCGACCTGGCCGCCCTGCAGACCGACGTCTGTCTGGCCGGCGTGCAGAAGGCTTTCGGCCTGCCGCCGGGGCTGGCCGTCTTCGCCGTATCGCGCCGGGCTCTCGACAAGGCGAAGACGACGCCCGATCGCGGCTACTACTTCGACTTCGAAGAGTTCGAGCAGAATGATCTCAAGGACAACACCCCCAGCACGCCCTGCATCAGCCTCATCTACGCCCTCGACCACCAGCTCGCCAAAATGATGGCGGAAGGGCTCGACAACCGTTACGCCCGCCACCGGCAGATGGCTGAGATGACCCGCCAGTGGATCCAGGCGCAGGGATTCGGTCTCTTCGCCGCCGAGGGCTACCGTTCCATGACCCTGACTGCCGGGCAAAACGACCAGCGCACCGATCTGGAAAAGTTGAAGAAGCTGGCCAGCGAGCGGGGCTACGCCATTGACAACGGCTACGGCAAAATCAAGAACAAGACCTTCCGCATTCCACACATGGCCGACTTCACCCCGGCCGATCTGGAGGAATTATTCACCCTGCTGGAGGAGCTTCTACCTGAGGCCCGAGGCTGA
- a CDS encoding ATP-dependent helicase: protein MIDLLAGLNAPQRQAVEQTEGPLLILAGAGSGKTRTLIHRIAYLLHHQKVAPWEILAVTFTNKAAAEMKERLERLLGQEELPWVATFHATCVRILRREIGALGFTTNFTIYDDQDQLRLLKDILKELHVPEKVAKERAAATFIDQCKNRGLFPAELEGQDSPDEALIRVYDLYQRKMQQANALDFGDLILYTIALFEKHPEVLDRYRRRFRYILVDEFQDTNQVQYRLVKLLASGYGNLCVVGDDDQSIYAWRGAEISNILGFDRDFPGTQVIRLEQNYRSTTTVLEAAGHVVARNLGRKGKTLWTENPEGEKITLEALADDLEEARYVAGEIARLKKSGRPLRDIAVFYRTNVQSRVLEEALRGQGLPYVMFGGLKFYSRMEIKDVLAYLRVLVNPADSVSARRIINVPTRGIGAATVERIGQYEEEAGGFLPACLAALDHGAIRGAAAKKVGEFVALMDDYRARLEHMPYPALTAALIDDSGYGPMLRDERTEEARGRLENLEQLLAGMEEHYGSEGTLQDYLEQVSLITDLDSYDPSLDRVTLMTLHAAKGLEFPIVFMTGMEEGLFPHARVGADDGDVEEERRLCYVGMTRAMEKLYLTQARRRRVYGSFQFNPPSRFLEEIPASLLAGSETPSLKKPAQHNLASIFEQMEPAPFADEDEDFFEEEVRVVPEAEEGLRIGIRVRHVKFGVGTVRRLEGSGDNQKVIVYFNTVGPKKLLLKFAGLEPA from the coding sequence ATGATTGATCTGCTGGCCGGGCTCAATGCGCCGCAGCGGCAGGCGGTGGAACAGACCGAGGGTCCTCTGCTCATCCTGGCCGGGGCCGGCTCGGGCAAGACGCGCACCCTCATTCATCGTATCGCCTATCTACTGCATCATCAGAAAGTCGCCCCCTGGGAAATTCTCGCCGTCACCTTCACCAACAAGGCTGCTGCCGAAATGAAGGAGCGTCTGGAGCGCCTGCTCGGGCAGGAGGAACTTCCCTGGGTCGCCACCTTTCATGCTACCTGTGTGCGCATCCTGCGGCGTGAAATCGGTGCCCTGGGGTTTACCACCAACTTCACCATCTACGATGATCAGGATCAGCTGCGCCTGCTCAAGGACATCCTTAAGGAGCTGCACGTCCCCGAAAAGGTGGCCAAGGAACGCGCCGCCGCCACCTTCATCGATCAGTGCAAGAATCGGGGGCTTTTCCCGGCCGAGCTGGAGGGGCAGGATTCGCCCGACGAGGCCCTGATCCGGGTTTATGACCTCTATCAGCGGAAGATGCAGCAGGCCAACGCGCTGGACTTCGGCGATCTCATCCTCTACACCATCGCCCTGTTTGAGAAGCATCCCGAGGTGCTCGACCGCTACCGTCGCCGGTTCCGCTACATCCTGGTGGATGAGTTCCAGGACACCAATCAGGTCCAGTACCGGCTGGTGAAGCTGCTGGCTTCGGGCTACGGCAACCTGTGCGTGGTTGGTGACGACGACCAGTCCATTTATGCCTGGCGGGGGGCCGAGATCAGCAATATCCTCGGTTTCGACCGGGACTTTCCCGGCACCCAGGTCATCCGCCTGGAGCAGAATTACCGTTCCACTACCACCGTCCTGGAGGCGGCCGGTCATGTGGTCGCCCGCAATCTCGGCCGCAAAGGCAAGACCCTGTGGACGGAAAATCCGGAGGGGGAGAAGATCACCCTGGAGGCCCTGGCCGATGACCTGGAAGAAGCCCGCTATGTCGCCGGAGAAATCGCCCGCCTGAAGAAATCCGGCCGTCCCCTGCGGGACATCGCCGTCTTCTACCGCACCAATGTGCAGTCCCGTGTTCTGGAAGAAGCCCTGCGCGGCCAGGGGCTGCCCTACGTCATGTTCGGCGGCCTGAAATTCTACAGCCGCATGGAGATTAAAGACGTCCTGGCCTATTTGCGGGTACTCGTCAATCCGGCCGACTCGGTCTCGGCCCGGCGCATTATCAACGTGCCGACGCGGGGCATCGGCGCCGCCACCGTGGAGCGGATCGGCCAGTATGAAGAAGAGGCCGGCGGCTTTCTGCCCGCTTGCCTGGCGGCTTTGGATCATGGTGCGATCCGGGGCGCCGCTGCCAAGAAGGTCGGCGAGTTCGTGGCCCTCATGGACGATTACCGTGCCCGCCTGGAGCACATGCCTTATCCCGCCCTGACGGCGGCGCTTATCGATGACAGTGGCTATGGGCCGATGCTGCGCGACGAGCGCACGGAAGAGGCGCGGGGCCGGCTGGAAAATCTGGAGCAGCTGCTGGCCGGCATGGAGGAACATTACGGCTCGGAAGGGACTCTGCAGGATTACCTGGAGCAGGTTTCTCTCATCACCGATCTCGACTCCTACGATCCCAGCCTCGACCGCGTCACCCTCATGACCCTGCACGCTGCCAAAGGGTTGGAGTTTCCCATCGTCTTCATGACGGGCATGGAAGAGGGCCTCTTCCCCCATGCCCGTGTGGGGGCCGATGACGGCGACGTCGAGGAGGAGCGCCGTCTCTGTTATGTGGGGATGACCCGGGCCATGGAGAAGCTCTATCTGACCCAGGCCCGGCGTCGCCGGGTTTACGGCAGTTTTCAGTTCAATCCCCCCAGCCGCTTTCTGGAAGAGATACCCGCTTCGCTGCTGGCCGGCAGCGAGACGCCGTCCCTGAAAAAGCCGGCGCAGCACAACCTGGCTTCCATCTTCGAGCAGATGGAGCCGGCTCCCTTCGCCGACGAGGATGAGGATTTCTTCGAAGAGGAAGTACGTGTCGTTCCCGAGGCCGAAGAGGGCTTGCGTATCGGCATTCGCGTCCGTCATGTCAAATTTGGCGTCGGCACGGTACGGCGCCTGGAAGGGAGCGGCGACAACCAGAAGGTCATCGTCTATTTCAATACGGTGGGCCCCAAAAAGCTCCTGCTTAAGTTTGCCGGACTGGAGCCGGCCTAA
- a CDS encoding chloride channel protein has product MRIRKRWLFAWLRRRSTAFLSHFRISENTFMATLAVVIGLLSGLGNYAFRKTIDFFHWLIFEHGGALLGISMTEWSWSRLLLVFFPVIGGLLLIPFGLFFARDMRYGFPAFLEQVNLRGAKIPGRTIFTRGLASAITIGTGGSAGQEGPIAQIGGAIGSQFGQAFKVSGDRLKVLVACGVSGGVAATFNAPIAGVFFAQEIVLLSSFELSSFTSIVIASGMSTVVSRALLGNVPAFAVPPYVMGSAWEIALYVLLGMIIGVLAAAFIDVHFRVKEVFDKLRLPPLAKPIFGGLLVGVIGVFFPAVFGNGYEFMEAVMHGEGLWYLLAALILMKALATSITLGSGLPGGLFAPSLYIGAVTGGAFGKLAQIIFPSVAASPGAYALVGMGAFLSAATHAPMTAIFLLFEMTSSYEVIIPIMLSCVIGTAISRHFKKDSLDTVELSRAGINLEAGKERNIMKSIKVREVMSGSPESIPENMTLGQFANFTATTRHTNFPLVSATGELTGIISVQDFMGVVFERDLRDLIVVKELATLDVITVTEDEDLDQAMRKIGYRNIEQLPVVDREGSNRLVGIISRRDMVAAYNRALMTRTLEDADD; this is encoded by the coding sequence TTGCGTATTCGAAAGAGATGGCTCTTTGCCTGGCTGCGCCGCCGCAGCACCGCTTTTCTCAGCCACTTCCGCATCAGCGAGAACACCTTCATGGCCACCCTGGCGGTGGTCATCGGCCTGCTCTCGGGGCTTGGCAACTACGCCTTCCGCAAGACCATCGATTTTTTTCACTGGCTGATCTTCGAGCATGGTGGTGCCCTGTTGGGCATCTCGATGACGGAGTGGAGCTGGAGCCGGTTGCTGCTGGTCTTTTTTCCGGTCATCGGCGGGCTGCTGCTGATTCCTTTCGGGCTCTTTTTTGCCCGGGACATGCGTTACGGTTTTCCCGCCTTTCTGGAGCAGGTCAATCTGCGCGGTGCCAAGATTCCCGGCCGTACTATTTTTACCCGCGGACTGGCCAGCGCCATCACCATAGGCACCGGCGGCTCGGCCGGACAGGAAGGGCCCATCGCCCAGATCGGCGGGGCCATCGGCAGCCAGTTCGGCCAGGCCTTCAAGGTCAGTGGTGACCGTCTCAAAGTGCTGGTGGCCTGCGGGGTGTCAGGCGGCGTGGCCGCCACCTTCAACGCCCCCATCGCCGGCGTTTTTTTCGCCCAGGAAATCGTTCTGCTTTCCTCGTTCGAGCTCTCCAGCTTCACCTCCATCGTCATTGCCAGCGGCATGAGTACCGTCGTCTCCCGCGCCCTGCTCGGCAACGTACCGGCCTTCGCCGTGCCCCCCTATGTCATGGGCAGCGCCTGGGAAATAGCCCTCTATGTTCTGCTGGGCATGATCATCGGCGTGCTGGCGGCCGCTTTTATCGATGTGCATTTTCGCGTCAAGGAAGTCTTTGACAAACTGCGTCTGCCCCCCCTGGCCAAGCCGATTTTCGGCGGTCTGCTCGTCGGCGTCATTGGCGTCTTTTTTCCGGCGGTGTTCGGCAACGGCTACGAATTCATGGAAGCGGTCATGCACGGCGAAGGGCTATGGTACCTGTTGGCTGCGCTTATCCTGATGAAGGCGCTGGCCACGTCCATCACCCTGGGAAGCGGTTTGCCCGGCGGACTCTTTGCCCCGTCCCTCTATATCGGCGCCGTCACCGGCGGCGCTTTCGGCAAGCTGGCTCAGATCATCTTCCCGTCGGTGGCCGCATCGCCGGGCGCCTACGCACTGGTCGGCATGGGAGCCTTTCTGTCGGCAGCCACCCATGCGCCCATGACCGCCATCTTCCTGCTCTTTGAGATGACGTCCTCCTACGAGGTCATCATCCCCATTATGCTTTCCTGCGTCATCGGCACCGCCATCAGCCGCCACTTCAAGAAGGACAGTCTGGACACGGTGGAGCTGTCGCGGGCCGGCATCAATCTGGAGGCGGGCAAGGAACGCAACATCATGAAGTCGATCAAGGTGCGCGAAGTCATGAGCGGCTCGCCCGAGTCGATTCCGGAAAACATGACCCTGGGGCAGTTCGCCAATTTCACGGCCACCACCCGACACACCAATTTCCCTCTGGTGAGTGCCACGGGGGAGTTGACGGGCATCATCTCCGTACAGGATTTCATGGGGGTCGTCTTCGAGCGCGACCTGCGGGATCTGATTGTGGTGAAAGAGCTGGCGACTCTCGACGTCATCACCGTCACCGAAGACGAGGATCTCGATCAGGCCATGCGCAAGATCGGCTACCGCAACATCGAGCAGTTGCCGGTGGTGGACCGGGAGGGGAGCAACCGGCTGGTGGGGATTATCTCCCGGCGGGACATGGTCGCCGCTTACAATCGGGCCCTGATGACCCGTACCCTGGAGGACGCCGATGATTGA
- the glmS gene encoding glutamine--fructose-6-phosphate transaminase (isomerizing) has product MCGIVGYIGFQEATPIILDGLRRLEYRGYDSAGIATLDGGTIEIRRARGKLVNLEKILQERPLTGSCGIGHTRWATHGRPSEINAHPHYAGGIVVVHNGIIENYLPLKERLRAQGHNFSSETDTEVIAHLVHQHYAECADFETAVRRALAEVRGAYAVAILCEQEPGKLIAAKLGSPLVLGQGQGEFFVASDIPAMLSHTREMIFLEDGELAVFADGRMQVTTLAGDVLQKTVKTITWSPLMAEKGGYKHFMLKEIFEQPRAIADTLAGRLRDEAGDVYLEDLQLGDEELRQIDKLTIVACGTSWHAGLVGKFLIEKLARLPVEVDIASEFRYRDPIVNERILTILISQSGETADTLAALREAKGKGGKVVAVCNVVESSIARESDGVIYTHAGPEIGVASTKAFTTQLVALNLLAIRLGRALGTLSAEAARSLLAALTTLPRKVEDTLELDKELQAVAQNFMNARDFLYLGRGNQYPVALEGALKLKEISYIHAEGYPAGEMKHGPIALIDENLPVVVVAPHNETFEKVVSNMEEVRARSGRIIAIGTAGGPDLAGVADVVLSVPEIADELLPILTSVPLQLLAYHVAVSKGTDVDQPRNLAKSVTVE; this is encoded by the coding sequence ATGTGTGGAATTGTTGGTTACATCGGTTTTCAGGAAGCCACGCCCATTATCCTCGACGGCCTGCGCCGCCTTGAATATCGCGGGTATGATTCGGCCGGCATCGCCACCCTGGACGGCGGCACCATAGAGATCCGTCGCGCCCGCGGCAAGCTGGTGAATCTCGAAAAGATCCTGCAGGAACGCCCCCTGACCGGCTCCTGCGGCATTGGCCATACCCGCTGGGCCACCCATGGGCGCCCCTCGGAAATCAACGCGCACCCACACTATGCCGGCGGCATCGTCGTCGTTCATAACGGGATCATCGAAAATTACCTCCCCCTGAAAGAGAGGCTGCGCGCCCAGGGGCACAACTTCAGCTCCGAAACGGACACGGAGGTCATTGCCCACCTGGTGCATCAGCACTATGCCGAGTGCGCCGACTTCGAGACCGCCGTGCGGCGGGCGCTGGCCGAAGTGCGCGGGGCCTACGCCGTCGCCATCCTGTGCGAACAGGAGCCCGGCAAGCTTATTGCCGCCAAGCTCGGCTCGCCGCTGGTGCTGGGGCAGGGGCAGGGCGAGTTTTTTGTAGCCTCCGACATCCCGGCCATGCTCTCCCACACCCGGGAGATGATCTTTCTGGAAGATGGGGAGCTGGCGGTCTTCGCCGACGGGCGCATGCAGGTGACGACTCTGGCCGGCGACGTTCTGCAGAAGACGGTCAAGACCATTACCTGGAGCCCTCTGATGGCGGAAAAAGGGGGGTACAAGCACTTCATGCTCAAGGAGATTTTCGAGCAGCCCCGGGCCATCGCCGATACGCTGGCCGGCCGCTTGCGCGACGAGGCGGGGGATGTCTATCTCGAAGACCTCCAGCTGGGCGATGAGGAGCTGCGGCAGATCGACAAGCTGACCATCGTCGCCTGCGGCACCTCCTGGCATGCGGGACTGGTGGGCAAGTTTCTCATCGAAAAGCTGGCACGACTGCCGGTGGAAGTCGACATTGCCAGTGAGTTCCGCTATCGCGATCCTATTGTTAACGAGCGTATTCTGACCATTCTCATCAGCCAGAGCGGGGAAACGGCCGACACCCTGGCGGCCCTGCGGGAGGCCAAGGGCAAGGGCGGCAAAGTCGTGGCCGTCTGCAATGTGGTCGAATCGTCCATCGCTCGCGAGAGCGACGGCGTGATCTACACCCACGCCGGCCCCGAGATCGGCGTCGCTTCCACCAAGGCTTTCACCACTCAGCTGGTGGCGCTGAACCTGCTGGCTATTCGGCTCGGACGGGCCCTGGGAACCCTGAGTGCCGAAGCGGCCCGTTCACTCCTCGCCGCTTTGACGACGCTGCCGCGCAAAGTCGAGGATACCCTCGAATTGGACAAGGAGCTGCAGGCGGTCGCCCAGAATTTCATGAATGCCCGCGATTTCCTCTATCTCGGCCGGGGCAACCAGTATCCCGTCGCCCTGGAAGGCGCTCTCAAACTCAAGGAAATCTCCTATATCCATGCCGAAGGCTATCCTGCCGGCGAAATGAAGCACGGTCCCATCGCTCTCATCGACGAGAATCTGCCGGTGGTGGTCGTTGCTCCCCATAATGAGACTTTCGAAAAAGTTGTCTCCAATATGGAGGAGGTCCGGGCCCGTTCCGGACGCATCATCGCCATCGGCACGGCGGGTGGACCCGATCTTGCCGGGGTGGCCGATGTGGTGCTTTCCGTGCCGGAGATAGCCGATGAACTCCTACCCATCCTGACCTCCGTCCCTTTGCAGCTGCTGGCCTACCATGTGGCTGTCTCAAAAGGTACGGACGTCGATCAGCCCCGCAACCTGGCCAAAAGCGTTACCGTGGAGTAA
- the glmU gene encoding bifunctional UDP-N-acetylglucosamine diphosphorylase/glucosamine-1-phosphate N-acetyltransferase GlmU, which produces MEKNVAAVILAAGQGTRMKSNKPKVLHPVAGQPMVCYPVNLAAGLGCRPTVLVVGHGAEQVQAELAGWEVVFARQEEQLGTGHALLCAREALGDFEGTLLLLCGDVPLLRAETLEQLLSWHHAQQAAVTVLTANLDEPHGYGRIVREGEQVLRIVEEKDATAREKAIHEINTGIYAMEIPWAFEALRTVGRDNAQGEYYLTDIIAVARQQGLTVSALPVAGATETLGINDRVQLAAADALMRQRLNEKLMRAGVSFIDPAATYVDARTEIGPDTVVYPGVHLRGANRIGRDCILEPGVIIADCTLGDGVHVKAGSVLQDSRVGDGTDIGPMAHLRPGTELAGRNKIGNFVETKKAVIGLGSKASHLTYIGDAEVGAEVNIGCGTITCNYDGVNKHKTIIEDGVFVGSDTQFVAPVRIGRNSLIGAGSTITKDVPADALALSRSEQKVIEGWVLRKRKKESKS; this is translated from the coding sequence ATGGAAAAAAACGTCGCGGCGGTCATTTTGGCAGCGGGTCAGGGAACCCGCATGAAATCGAATAAACCCAAGGTGCTGCATCCTGTTGCCGGGCAGCCCATGGTCTGCTATCCCGTCAATCTGGCGGCAGGTCTTGGCTGTCGACCGACCGTGCTGGTTGTAGGCCATGGCGCTGAGCAGGTCCAGGCGGAACTGGCCGGCTGGGAGGTTGTGTTCGCCCGCCAGGAGGAACAGCTGGGGACCGGACACGCCCTGCTCTGCGCCCGCGAGGCCCTGGGCGATTTCGAGGGGACCTTGCTTTTGCTTTGCGGCGATGTTCCCCTTCTGCGGGCGGAGACTCTCGAACAGCTTCTTTCCTGGCACCATGCCCAGCAGGCGGCGGTTACCGTGCTTACGGCCAATCTGGACGAACCCCACGGCTACGGACGCATCGTGCGGGAGGGAGAGCAGGTGCTGCGCATCGTCGAGGAGAAGGATGCCACTGCCAGAGAAAAAGCCATTCACGAAATCAATACGGGCATCTATGCCATGGAAATCCCCTGGGCGTTCGAGGCGCTGCGCACGGTCGGTCGGGACAACGCTCAGGGGGAATACTACCTGACGGACATCATCGCGGTCGCCCGTCAGCAGGGGCTGACCGTGAGCGCGCTGCCGGTGGCGGGTGCGACCGAAACCCTGGGTATCAACGACCGGGTGCAGCTGGCGGCAGCCGATGCGCTCATGCGTCAGCGCCTCAATGAAAAACTGATGCGCGCCGGCGTGAGCTTCATCGACCCGGCGGCCACCTACGTCGATGCCCGCACCGAGATCGGGCCGGATACGGTGGTCTATCCCGGGGTGCATCTGCGCGGCGCCAACCGCATCGGGCGCGACTGCATTCTGGAGCCGGGCGTAATCATCGCCGATTGCACTCTCGGGGATGGCGTCCATGTCAAGGCGGGCTCGGTCCTGCAGGACTCCCGCGTGGGGGATGGTACCGATATTGGTCCCATGGCCCATCTGCGGCCTGGGACGGAGCTGGCCGGCCGGAACAAGATCGGCAACTTCGTCGAAACCAAGAAGGCCGTCATCGGCCTGGGGTCCAAGGCCAGCCATCTGACCTATATCGGCGACGCCGAGGTCGGCGCCGAGGTCAACATTGGCTGCGGCACCATTACCTGCAACTATGACGGTGTCAACAAGCACAAGACCATCATTGAGGACGGCGTTTTTGTTGGCAGCGACACCCAGTTCGTGGCCCCGGTACGCATCGGGCGCAACAGCCTCATCGGGGCCGGCTCGACCATTACCAAGGACGTCCCCGCCGATGCCTTGGCGCTGTCGCGGAGCGAGCAAAAGGTGATTGAGGGCTGGGTGCTGCGAAAGCGCAAGAAAGAAAGTAAATCGTGA